One stretch of Segatella copri DNA includes these proteins:
- a CDS encoding RluA family pseudouridine synthase: protein MQVVYEDNHIIIVSKRSGEIVQGDKTGDEPLSETVKQYIKEKYHKPGNVFLGVVHRLDRPVSGLVVFAKTSKALSRLNNMFRDGEVHKTYWAIVKNMPKEPEATLTHWIVRNEKQNKSYAYDHEVKNSKKAILKYKVIGHTDHYTLLEVNLMTGRHHQIRCQLAKMGCPIKGDLKYGSPRSNADGSISLLSHRVEFVHPVSKETIVAEAPLPDDNLWRAIAP from the coding sequence ATGCAGGTAGTTTACGAAGACAACCATATAATCATAGTCTCTAAGAGAAGTGGCGAAATCGTGCAGGGCGACAAGACCGGCGACGAACCTCTCTCGGAGACTGTGAAACAGTACATCAAGGAGAAGTATCACAAGCCGGGAAATGTATTTCTCGGTGTGGTGCATCGCCTTGACCGTCCTGTTTCGGGTTTGGTCGTATTTGCCAAGACTTCTAAGGCATTGAGCCGTCTGAACAATATGTTCCGGGATGGCGAAGTTCACAAAACCTATTGGGCAATCGTGAAGAATATGCCAAAGGAACCTGAGGCTACGCTCACCCATTGGATTGTAAGAAATGAAAAGCAGAATAAGAGCTATGCTTACGACCATGAGGTGAAAAACTCGAAGAAAGCGATATTGAAGTATAAGGTGATAGGTCATACAGACCATTATACACTTCTGGAGGTGAACTTGATGACGGGTCGTCATCATCAGATAAGATGCCAGCTTGCCAAGATGGGATGTCCTATCAAGGGAGATCTGAAATATGGTTCTCCACGTAGCAATGCAGATGGCAGTATTTCTCTCCTTTCACACAGAGTAGAATTTGTTCATCCTGTGTCTAAAGAAACAATAGTAGCAGAGGCTCCGCTGCCGGATGATAATCTTTGGCGGGCTATTGCACCCTAA
- a CDS encoding translocation/assembly module TamB domain-containing protein translates to MKRYAKWAGITVLTPLVLILLLSILLYLPPVQNWAVKQVAAYASESTGMDISVKQVRLVFPLKLGVEGVKVLQPIDSLKNSPNLALRNKRDTVADIQKMVVDVQLLPLFESQVMVDELNFTQMKVNTTNFIHEARIKGNVGNLRLKAHGIDLGKEKVRVNHALLADARLSVELSDTVPPDTTPSTNFWKVNIEKLKLKNTDFVLHMPGDTLQVNAYFGDAVAQTTYLDLYKGLYQIGHLDWKNGKVNYDQNYIRPVSGMDFNHIALSAMTLKADCFYYCDSKIDVKIREAQFKEKSGLQVDQLYGRFVMDSVKLQLPDICLRTPYSQLQATVDMDMNAFDEVKPGKLMAQLKGALGRSDLFLFAGDAFPDAMKKKWPFYPMKIEGSFKGNMQQASFSGLKLSLPTAFELSADGKLGNLTDMNRLKANVDLNARTYHLDFITAMLDPSLMQEIRVPSGIGIRGNIQADGSRYATRLAITEGRGRMRVDAKIDAKTRKDGSIDMNRLAYQAKIQAHNIQAKHFLPKQDLHSFTGSLQAKGVGTDFLSPRTRLQAKAQVNQIQYGKYKLDHVLAVAHVANGKVHADIDSKNQYLTGLVSLDALTNSKKLEATLVADVRDVNLYSLEVTKAPMRLSLCGHMDIRSDLKDSHDIMASMSDITVRTAKKNYRPVGVDADVFTRRDTTHAVIDCGDFHLNMDVHGGYKQLLSRFAGLQKELAHQLRNHHIDQVKIRSQFPFGHVYLTTGKDNFISRFIAYCGYDFKTVDMKMTMSPVTGVNGYLNIDSLVASGMQLDTIRALVKTEGDTIRYAARVQNNKHNPQYVFRAQVEGELQEKGSNINARIYDAKNRLGVDVGLEALLLENGVKISLIDTHPVLGYKKFTANDDNYLMLGNDDRVSANLSLKAANGMGIRIYSNDENEEALQDLTVSMSQFNLDKVLSVIPYMPDISGILDGDFHIIQTKDEFSVSSNLNIDNMVYEKCPMGDVGTEFVYMPKSDGSHYVDGFLNYEGEEVATVKGTYKSEGNGYLDAEVGMEKLPLHFVNGFVPDQIMGLKGYGEGKLSLKGALSQLDVEGEVYLDSAYLVSVPYGITMRFANDPVRIIDSKLLFENFMMYANNESPLNIQGSLDFTNIEKMMLDIRMRAQNFLLIDAKENARSEAFGKAYVNFYGAMRGPVSNLKMQGKLDVLGNTDMTYVLKESELTTDTQLDELVKFTNFKSGKPVVVERPALEGLNMMLGMSIDESAHILCALNADQTNYIDLMGGGDLTMTYNSVDGIGITGKYTLNNGKMKYSLPVIPLKTFDIQDGSYIEFNGDPFNPALNITATENVRTTVNEGQGTGRSVDFICGVKLSQTLNKPGIQFIVSSPNDATLQDELNTMSIEERGKIAITMLASGMYLANGNTNSFSMNSALTSFLNSEINNIAGSAMRSVGVDVGMSVDNSTNAAGAMHTDYNFKFAKRFFNNRLSFSVGGKVSTGAEMENAANNDDAFFNNIELQYRLNEGASQYIRAFYNNNTYDWLEGLIGEYGVGFKWQRKLQHFKDIFRFKTDKQQIPAAPMEKNPAVKKSTNEKKDTMEKARTKDFDPLKLNEK, encoded by the coding sequence ATGAAGAGGTATGCGAAATGGGCAGGAATCACGGTGTTGACTCCATTGGTGCTCATCTTGTTGTTATCCATTCTGCTTTATCTGCCACCTGTTCAGAATTGGGCGGTAAAGCAAGTAGCTGCTTATGCCTCTGAGTCGACGGGTATGGATATTTCGGTAAAGCAAGTACGCCTCGTCTTCCCTCTGAAACTGGGAGTGGAAGGCGTAAAGGTACTTCAGCCAATCGACTCACTCAAGAATTCCCCAAACTTGGCTTTAAGAAATAAGAGAGATACCGTTGCCGACATCCAGAAGATGGTGGTAGACGTACAATTGTTGCCTCTTTTCGAAAGTCAAGTCATGGTGGATGAACTCAATTTCACCCAGATGAAGGTGAATACCACGAATTTTATTCACGAAGCCAGAATCAAGGGCAATGTAGGTAATCTGCGCCTGAAGGCTCATGGCATTGACCTCGGTAAGGAGAAGGTCAGGGTGAATCATGCCCTGTTGGCTGATGCCCGACTCTCGGTAGAACTGAGCGATACCGTGCCGCCGGATACTACGCCTAGTACCAATTTCTGGAAGGTGAATATCGAAAAACTGAAACTGAAGAACACTGATTTCGTATTACACATGCCTGGAGATACTCTTCAGGTGAATGCTTATTTTGGAGATGCGGTGGCGCAGACTACCTATCTCGACCTTTATAAAGGACTTTATCAGATAGGTCATCTTGACTGGAAGAATGGCAAGGTGAACTATGACCAGAACTATATCCGTCCGGTATCGGGCATGGACTTTAACCATATCGCTCTGTCGGCCATGACTTTGAAGGCAGACTGTTTCTATTATTGCGATTCGAAGATAGATGTCAAGATTCGTGAAGCTCAGTTTAAGGAGAAAAGCGGTTTGCAGGTAGACCAGCTCTATGGCAGATTCGTGATGGATTCCGTAAAACTGCAGTTGCCTGATATCTGTCTCCGTACCCCATACTCCCAGTTGCAGGCAACGGTGGATATGGATATGAATGCCTTTGATGAGGTGAAACCTGGCAAGTTGATGGCACAGCTGAAGGGAGCTTTGGGCCGTTCAGACCTGTTCCTCTTTGCAGGCGATGCCTTCCCAGACGCCATGAAGAAGAAATGGCCTTTCTATCCGATGAAGATAGAAGGTTCGTTCAAGGGAAATATGCAGCAGGCATCTTTCTCGGGCTTGAAACTGTCGCTTCCTACAGCCTTCGAACTGAGTGCTGATGGAAAATTGGGTAACCTGACGGATATGAACCGTCTGAAGGCAAATGTAGATCTGAACGCCCGTACCTATCATCTGGATTTCATTACCGCCATGCTTGACCCTTCTCTGATGCAGGAGATACGTGTGCCTAGCGGTATCGGAATCCGTGGTAACATTCAGGCAGACGGCTCCAGATATGCTACCCGACTCGCCATTACCGAAGGTCGTGGCAGAATGAGGGTAGATGCCAAGATAGATGCGAAGACCCGGAAAGACGGCAGTATCGATATGAACCGTCTGGCTTATCAAGCTAAGATTCAGGCGCACAACATCCAGGCAAAGCATTTCCTTCCAAAACAGGATTTGCATTCTTTCACCGGCTCATTGCAGGCGAAGGGAGTGGGAACCGATTTCCTCTCTCCTCGTACCCGATTACAGGCTAAGGCACAGGTAAACCAGATTCAGTATGGCAAATACAAACTGGATCATGTATTGGCAGTGGCTCACGTTGCTAATGGTAAGGTGCATGCCGATATCGACAGCAAGAACCAGTATCTTACGGGGCTCGTCAGCCTTGATGCACTTACGAATTCCAAGAAACTGGAGGCTACCCTGGTGGCAGATGTCCGCGATGTGAATCTTTATTCGTTAGAGGTAACGAAGGCACCGATGCGCCTGTCGCTCTGCGGTCACATGGATATCAGGTCCGACCTGAAGGACAGTCACGACATCATGGCTTCGATGAGTGATATTACGGTTCGTACGGCAAAAAAGAATTACCGTCCGGTGGGTGTTGACGCCGATGTCTTTACCCGCAGAGATACCACGCACGCAGTCATCGATTGCGGCGACTTCCATCTCAACATGGATGTACACGGAGGCTATAAGCAGTTGCTGAGCCGTTTTGCCGGATTGCAGAAAGAATTGGCTCATCAGCTTAGGAACCATCATATTGACCAGGTGAAGATTCGCAGCCAGTTCCCGTTCGGTCATGTTTATCTTACCACAGGAAAGGACAATTTCATTTCCCGTTTCATCGCTTACTGCGGTTATGATTTCAAGACGGTGGATATGAAGATGACCATGTCGCCTGTAACGGGTGTCAATGGTTATCTCAACATCGATTCTCTGGTAGCGAGTGGCATGCAGTTGGATACGATCCGTGCCTTGGTGAAGACTGAGGGCGATACCATCCGCTATGCAGCACGTGTTCAGAACAACAAGCATAATCCTCAGTATGTGTTCCGTGCACAGGTAGAGGGCGAACTGCAGGAGAAGGGTTCCAATATCAATGCCCGCATCTATGATGCCAAAAACAGATTGGGTGTAGATGTGGGTCTGGAGGCACTGCTGCTGGAAAACGGTGTGAAGATTTCGCTCATTGATACCCATCCTGTCCTGGGTTACAAGAAGTTTACTGCCAACGATGACAACTATCTGATGTTGGGCAATGACGACCGTGTTTCTGCCAATCTGAGTCTGAAGGCAGCCAACGGCATGGGTATCCGTATATACAGCAATGATGAAAACGAAGAAGCGCTGCAGGATCTTACGGTGAGCATGAGCCAGTTTAATCTGGATAAAGTGCTCAGCGTGATTCCTTATATGCCGGATATCTCGGGTATTCTTGACGGCGACTTCCATATTATCCAGACCAAGGATGAATTCTCGGTTTCTTCTAATCTGAACATCGACAATATGGTTTACGAAAAGTGTCCGATGGGAGATGTCGGTACTGAATTCGTTTACATGCCAAAGAGCGACGGCTCTCATTATGTAGATGGTTTCCTCAATTATGAGGGTGAAGAAGTAGCTACCGTAAAGGGTACTTACAAGTCGGAAGGAAACGGTTATCTCGATGCCGAAGTGGGTATGGAGAAGTTGCCTCTGCATTTTGTCAACGGTTTTGTTCCTGACCAGATTATGGGTCTGAAGGGATATGGCGAAGGAAAACTGAGTTTGAAGGGAGCCTTGAGCCAGTTGGATGTAGAGGGCGAAGTATATCTGGATTCGGCTTATCTCGTCAGTGTGCCGTATGGCATCACGATGCGTTTTGCCAACGATCCTGTCCGTATCATAGACAGCAAGTTGCTCTTCGAAAACTTCATGATGTATGCCAACAATGAGAGTCCGCTCAATATCCAGGGCAGTCTCGACTTTACGAATATAGAGAAGATGATGCTCGATATCCGGATGAGAGCACAGAACTTCCTGCTGATTGATGCCAAGGAGAATGCCCGTTCCGAGGCTTTCGGCAAGGCGTATGTCAACTTCTATGGTGCGATGCGCGGACCGGTAAGCAATCTGAAGATGCAGGGTAAGCTGGATGTGCTCGGTAATACGGATATGACGTATGTGCTGAAAGAATCGGAACTGACTACAGATACTCAGCTCGATGAACTGGTGAAGTTTACGAATTTCAAGAGCGGCAAGCCTGTCGTTGTTGAACGTCCGGCACTGGAAGGATTGAACATGATGTTGGGCATGTCGATAGACGAGTCGGCTCATATCCTCTGTGCTTTGAATGCCGACCAGACCAACTACATCGACCTGATGGGCGGTGGTGATCTGACGATGACTTACAATTCGGTTGATGGCATCGGCATCACGGGCAAGTATACCCTGAACAATGGCAAGATGAAATATTCGTTGCCTGTCATTCCGCTCAAGACGTTTGATATCCAGGACGGCAGCTACATAGAGTTTAACGGCGATCCGTTCAACCCGGCCCTGAACATCACGGCAACAGAGAATGTCAGGACAACGGTAAACGAGGGACAGGGAACCGGCCGCTCGGTGGATTTCATTTGTGGCGTAAAACTCTCGCAGACATTGAATAAGCCAGGCATCCAGTTTATCGTTTCCTCACCAAACGATGCCACCTTGCAGGATGAACTGAACACGATGAGTATTGAAGAGCGGGGTAAGATAGCCATTACGATGCTGGCTTCGGGCATGTATCTTGCCAACGGAAATACCAATTCGTTCTCCATGAACAGTGCCTTGACCTCATTCCTCAACTCAGAGATCAATAATATTGCAGGTTCAGCGATGCGTTCTGTGGGTGTGGATGTCGGTATGTCGGTAGATAACTCCACCAATGCAGCAGGTGCCATGCACACCGATTACAACTTTAAGTTTGCCAAGCGGTTCTTCAACAACCGCTTGAGTTTCAGTGTGGGCGGTAAGGTTTCTACCGGTGCAGAAATGGAGAATGCAGCCAACAATGATGATGCATTCTTCAACAATATCGAATTGCAGTACCGTCTCAACGAAGGTGCGAGCCAGTATATCCGTGCCTTCTACAACAACAATACCTACGATTGGCTCGAAGGTTTGATAGGTGAGTACGGTGTCGGTTTCAAATGGCAGAGAAAGTTGCAGCATTTCAAGGACATCTTCCGGTTCAAGACCGATAAGCAGCAGATTCCTGCAGCCCCAATGGAGAAGAATCCTGCGGTGAAGAAGAGTACGAACGAAAAGAAGGATACGATGGAGAAAGCCAGAACAAAGGACTTTGACCCATTGAAACTTAACGAAAAGTAA
- a CDS encoding BamA/TamA family outer membrane protein: MSDMKQQNRLYLIIYVAALLMLSGQLITGCSSTSALKEDEQLFTGLVPIEYKNYEKGSYADSTITEMEYALASAPNGALFGSSYYRTPFPVRLWIWNAFSQSDGALAKWITKVFGSKPKLMANVNPQLRAQVAEHQLDKYGYFNGKVTYDVLTQSNPKKAKVAYQVDFGHLWTLDSMAYLNFPAKSKQFIDASMNKALIRKGSPFNVANMESERQRITRLFRNRGYYFYQNSYASYLADTVNVPGKVQLRLMMADSVDDRATRQWYIGKIHVNFRKQYMEELKDSFVRSYLSFHYNGRKMPIRPGIVLQSLRLRPRELYRVRTEERAKTGLQEMGLFSYSSIQFTPRSVQTLDSLGNVVYRDTLDANIDLVFDKPYDFYVEANARGKTTGRVGPELVVGLTKRNAFHGGEKLTVNLHGSHEWQTVSQAGGGSTRINSYEYGSDVSVEFPRIITPWNMFRTMEQNERRYRAGHMPTRYRGVPTTTIKASMNVLNRASYFRRHVAAGELTYAWSTSYQHQHSFSPLILSYEFMNSRTAAFDSILALHPYLQISMRDQFVPKMSYTYTYRSPRRYRHPITWSTTISEAANILSLGYMAAGKGWNEKDKKMFKNPFAQFLKLETDFVKYWRITQDGTLVGHVNAGIIWSYGNAENAPYYEQFYIGGANSVRAFNVRSIGPGRYQPTNSKYSYIDQTGDIKYLMNLEYRQKVWGDLYGALFLDAGNVWTLRNHEYSPLGKFDVDKFFRQLAVGTGVGVRYDMGMFVIRVDWGIGLHVPYDTGKNGFYNIRRFKDAQSLHFAVGYPF; this comes from the coding sequence ATGAGCGATATGAAACAGCAGAACAGGTTATACCTTATTATATATGTGGCAGCATTGCTGATGTTGTCGGGGCAGCTCATAACGGGTTGCTCTTCAACCAGTGCGCTGAAAGAAGACGAGCAGCTGTTTACGGGTCTGGTACCTATCGAGTATAAGAACTACGAGAAGGGATCTTATGCTGATTCTACCATCACCGAGATGGAGTATGCCCTGGCTTCGGCTCCGAACGGTGCCTTGTTCGGAAGCAGCTATTACCGCACGCCGTTCCCTGTGCGTCTGTGGATATGGAATGCTTTCTCTCAGTCGGATGGAGCACTGGCTAAGTGGATAACCAAGGTATTCGGTTCCAAACCTAAGCTGATGGCGAATGTGAATCCGCAGCTCCGTGCCCAGGTAGCCGAGCATCAGCTCGATAAATATGGCTATTTTAACGGTAAGGTGACTTATGATGTGCTGACACAGAGCAATCCGAAGAAGGCGAAGGTTGCCTATCAGGTAGACTTCGGTCATCTCTGGACGCTTGATTCTATGGCTTATCTCAACTTCCCAGCCAAGAGCAAGCAGTTTATAGATGCTTCCATGAACAAGGCGCTCATACGGAAGGGGAGTCCTTTCAATGTCGCCAACATGGAATCGGAACGTCAGCGTATCACCCGTCTGTTCCGCAACAGGGGCTATTATTTCTATCAGAACAGTTATGCTTCTTATCTTGCCGATACCGTGAATGTGCCCGGCAAGGTGCAGTTGCGGCTGATGATGGCAGACAGCGTGGACGATAGGGCTACCCGCCAGTGGTATATCGGAAAGATTCATGTTAATTTCAGAAAGCAGTATATGGAGGAGTTGAAGGATTCCTTTGTGCGCAGCTATCTGAGTTTCCATTATAATGGAAGAAAGATGCCGATACGTCCGGGCATCGTTTTGCAGAGTCTGCGCCTGCGTCCCCGTGAACTGTATCGGGTACGTACCGAGGAGCGTGCCAAGACCGGACTCCAGGAGATGGGACTCTTCAGCTATTCCAGCATCCAGTTTACCCCCCGTTCGGTGCAAACCCTCGACAGTCTGGGCAATGTAGTATATCGTGATACTTTGGATGCCAATATCGATCTGGTATTCGACAAACCATACGATTTCTATGTCGAGGCAAATGCCCGCGGCAAAACGACCGGTAGAGTAGGACCGGAGTTGGTAGTGGGTCTTACCAAGCGCAATGCTTTTCATGGAGGCGAGAAACTTACAGTCAACCTGCATGGTTCGCATGAGTGGCAAACCGTCAGTCAGGCTGGTGGAGGTTCTACCCGCATCAATTCCTATGAATACGGATCGGATGTTTCCGTAGAGTTCCCTCGCATCATCACGCCTTGGAATATGTTCAGAACGATGGAGCAGAATGAGCGCAGATACCGTGCCGGACACATGCCTACCCGATATCGGGGTGTGCCAACTACTACCATCAAGGCTTCGATGAATGTGCTGAACAGAGCCAGCTATTTCCGACGTCATGTGGCAGCGGGCGAGTTAACCTATGCGTGGTCTACCTCTTACCAGCATCAGCATTCTTTCAGCCCGCTGATTCTCTCTTATGAGTTTATGAACAGCCGCACAGCCGCTTTCGATAGCATCCTCGCCCTGCATCCTTATCTTCAGATATCGATGCGCGACCAGTTTGTGCCTAAGATGAGTTATACCTATACTTATCGCAGTCCGCGCCGTTACCGCCATCCTATCACCTGGTCAACCACCATCAGCGAGGCAGCCAATATCCTTTCGCTCGGTTACATGGCGGCCGGAAAGGGATGGAACGAGAAAGACAAGAAGATGTTCAAGAATCCGTTTGCTCAGTTTCTGAAACTGGAGACAGATTTCGTGAAATATTGGCGTATCACCCAGGATGGTACGCTGGTGGGACATGTCAATGCCGGCATTATCTGGAGTTATGGCAATGCCGAGAATGCTCCTTATTATGAGCAGTTCTATATCGGTGGTGCCAACAGTGTGCGAGCCTTTAATGTGCGGAGTATCGGACCGGGCAGATACCAGCCTACCAACAGCAAGTATTCGTATATCGACCAGACGGGCGACATCAAGTATCTGATGAATCTGGAATACCGTCAGAAGGTATGGGGCGATCTCTATGGAGCCCTTTTCCTGGATGCAGGTAATGTGTGGACCTTACGCAACCATGAGTACAGTCCGCTCGGCAAGTTTGATGTTGACAAGTTTTTCCGGCAACTGGCGGTAGGCACCGGTGTCGGTGTGCGTTATGACATGGGTATGTTTGTGATACGTGTCGACTGGGGTATCGGTCTGCATGTTCCTTACGATACCGGCAAGAATGGCTTCTATAACATCCGTCGGTTCAAGGATGCCCAGAGTCTGCATTTCGCTGTGGGTTATCCTTTCTAG
- a CDS encoding nucleotidyltransferase: MKPTLLLLAAGMGSRYGGLKQLDGLGPNGETIMDYSIYDAIQAGFGKIVFVIRKDFEDQFREKILSKYEGHIPAELCFQALDDLPEGFSVPEGREKPWGTNHAVLMAKDIIKEPFCVINCDDFYNRDCFMVIGKFLSELPEGSKNRYAMVGFRVGNTLSENGTVARGICSKDADENLTTCVERTEIMRIDGKVSYKDEQGEWVAVGDNTPVSMNVWGFTPDYFQHSEEYFKEFLSDPKNMENKKAEFFIPLMVNKLINEGTATVKVLDTTSKWFGVTYAADRQSVVDKIQHLIDEGVYPNKLF, from the coding sequence ATGAAACCTACGTTATTGCTTTTGGCTGCCGGTATGGGTAGCCGTTATGGTGGTTTGAAACAGCTTGATGGTCTGGGTCCTAATGGTGAGACTATCATGGACTACAGCATCTATGATGCTATTCAGGCTGGTTTCGGAAAGATCGTATTCGTTATCCGCAAGGACTTCGAAGATCAGTTCCGTGAGAAGATTCTTTCAAAGTATGAGGGTCATATTCCTGCAGAACTTTGTTTCCAGGCATTGGATGATCTCCCAGAGGGATTCTCAGTTCCAGAAGGTCGTGAGAAGCCATGGGGTACAAACCATGCTGTCCTGATGGCAAAGGATATCATCAAGGAACCTTTCTGCGTAATCAACTGCGATGACTTCTACAACCGCGATTGCTTCATGGTAATCGGCAAGTTCCTCTCTGAACTTCCAGAGGGCAGCAAGAATCGTTATGCCATGGTAGGTTTCCGTGTAGGTAATACCTTGAGTGAGAATGGTACCGTAGCTCGCGGCATCTGCTCTAAGGATGCTGATGAGAACTTGACAACCTGTGTAGAGCGTACCGAGATCATGCGTATCGACGGTAAGGTATCTTACAAGGACGAGCAGGGCGAGTGGGTTGCTGTTGGCGACAATACTCCTGTTTCCATGAACGTTTGGGGCTTCACACCTGATTACTTCCAGCATAGTGAGGAGTACTTCAAGGAGTTCTTGAGTGATCCTAAGAATATGGAAAACAAGAAGGCTGAGTTCTTCATCCCTTTGATGGTCAACAAGCTCATCAATGAGGGTACAGCTACTGTTAAGGTGCTCGATACTACCAGCAAGTGGTTTGGTGTAACTTATGCTGCCGACCGCCAGAGTGTTGTTGACAAGATTCAGCATCTTATCGACGAGGGTGTTTATCCAAACAAGCTCTTCTAA
- a CDS encoding DHH family phosphoesterase: MNINILTDQEAAILRETIAASHRIVVCAHKSPDGDAIGSSLGWAGYLRSLGKKVDICVPDMIPDSISWLPGAAGILRYDRQPELVQRAFDEADLVCCVDFSSEGRLDEMDHVLLGCKTQRVIIDHHLSPNLEAKLLVSQPHASSASDLVFRVVWQLGGFPQMDQTWATCIYCGMMTDTGGFTYNSTQPYIYYIICLLLTKNIDKDKIYRNVFNNARIPAVRFRGYLMNEKLQVVEGLHASFYTVTRKELKKYDFIKGDLEGLVNVPLTIKGHKLSISLREDTDIDNRILVSLRSVDDFPCNKMAAEFFNGGGHRNASGGKLLCSIQEAEQIALKAILAYADMLK; this comes from the coding sequence ATAAACATTAATATATTGACAGATCAGGAAGCCGCTATTCTCCGAGAGACGATAGCGGCTTCTCATCGTATTGTCGTCTGTGCCCATAAGTCGCCAGACGGTGATGCCATCGGCTCTTCTTTGGGATGGGCTGGTTATCTTCGCTCTTTGGGCAAGAAAGTTGACATTTGTGTGCCGGATATGATACCGGATTCTATTTCCTGGTTGCCTGGAGCTGCTGGTATCCTGCGATATGACAGACAGCCTGAACTGGTGCAGCGAGCTTTCGATGAAGCCGACTTGGTATGCTGTGTTGATTTTAGCAGTGAGGGACGTCTTGATGAGATGGACCATGTATTGTTGGGTTGCAAGACTCAGCGTGTCATCATCGACCACCATCTGTCTCCTAATCTTGAGGCTAAGCTGCTGGTTTCGCAGCCACATGCCAGCAGTGCCAGCGACCTGGTATTCCGTGTAGTCTGGCAGTTGGGAGGTTTCCCACAGATGGATCAGACTTGGGCTACCTGCATCTATTGCGGCATGATGACCGATACGGGCGGTTTTACCTATAATTCTACCCAGCCTTATATCTATTACATCATCTGCTTGCTGCTTACCAAGAACATCGACAAGGATAAGATTTACCGCAATGTCTTCAATAATGCCCGCATTCCGGCAGTCCGGTTCCGTGGCTATCTGATGAATGAAAAGCTGCAGGTAGTAGAGGGACTTCATGCCAGTTTCTATACAGTGACCCGTAAAGAATTGAAGAAGTATGACTTTATCAAGGGCGATCTGGAAGGACTGGTGAACGTGCCTCTTACAATCAAGGGACACAAACTCTCCATTTCTCTTCGTGAAGATACAGATATAGACAATCGCATATTGGTAAGTCTCCGTTCGGTAGACGATTTCCCATGCAATAAGATGGCAGCCGAGTTCTTCAATGGTGGCGGTCATCGCAATGCTTCTGGCGGCAAATTGCTTTGCAGCATACAGGAGGCAGAGCAGATAGCATTGAAGGCTATCCTGGCATACGCCGATATGCTGAAGTAG
- a CDS encoding DUF4827 domain-containing protein, with protein MKKFLFAMIAFAAVLSFAACNDSETYKDMRDRELDSISSFLRKENIKVISEDEFNRRWKNNEKLTDTAKNNNEWVLFNSNGIYMQVIDQGCGDYIKKGTSVDVLVRFDEYNLSYAAEMSDKCLTLSNKVPAYSYYIDKISVTNTSGTFTGSFVDPKASLMARTYNSSNYGSVSSTVPSGWLIPFTWIKIGRPKTDDERIAHVRLLVPHSYGTTSASGSVQACVYDMTLQKGR; from the coding sequence ATGAAGAAATTTTTGTTTGCAATGATTGCTTTCGCGGCTGTTTTATCGTTTGCCGCATGCAATGATAGTGAGACTTATAAGGACATGCGCGACAGAGAGCTCGATTCTATCAGCTCTTTCTTGCGTAAGGAAAATATTAAGGTCATCTCCGAGGATGAGTTCAACAGACGTTGGAAAAATAATGAAAAACTGACGGATACAGCAAAGAACAACAACGAATGGGTACTTTTCAACAGTAACGGTATCTACATGCAGGTGATTGACCAGGGATGTGGCGACTATATCAAGAAAGGTACATCGGTAGATGTATTGGTCCGCTTTGATGAGTATAACCTTTCGTATGCTGCAGAAATGAGCGATAAGTGTCTCACGCTTTCAAACAAAGTTCCTGCTTATTCCTATTATATAGATAAGATAAGCGTTACCAATACTTCCGGTACATTCACCGGTTCTTTCGTTGATCCTAAAGCCAGTCTGATGGCCAGAACATATAATTCATCCAATTATGGCAGTGTAAGTTCTACCGTGCCTAGCGGTTGGCTCATACCATTCACCTGGATTAAGATAGGCAGACCGAAGACTGATGATGAACGCATCGCTCATGTCCGCCTGCTCGTACCTCACTCTTACGGTACCACATCGGCATCGGGCAGTGTGCAGGCATGTGTCTACGACATGACCCTGCAGAAAGGAAGATAA